The proteins below are encoded in one region of Bos indicus x Bos taurus breed Angus x Brahman F1 hybrid chromosome 2, Bos_hybrid_MaternalHap_v2.0, whole genome shotgun sequence:
- the ICOS gene encoding inducible T-cell costimulator codes for MKSDLRYFFLFCIQVEILAGEFNDSAASEMFIFHNGGVQILCKYPDTVRQFKMQLLKGDNVLCDLTKTKENEDTVSIRNLNVCKFQLSNNSVSFFLYNLDSSYASYYICKLSIFDPPPFQVDILSREYLNIYESELCCQLKFWLPIGCAAFVTVCVFGCVLMYWLTKKKYPTSVHDPNSEYMFMAAVNTAKKPAPTDVTRNLELPGTQA; via the exons GAGAATTCAATGATTCTGCTGCATCTGAGATGTTCATATTTCACAATGGAGGTGTACAAATTTTATGCAAATACCCTGATACTGTTCGACAATTTAAAATGCAGTTGCTGAAAGGGGATAATGTACTCTGTGATCTCACTAAGACTaaggaaaatgaagacacagTATCCATCAGGAATCTGAATGTCTGTAAATTTCAGTTATCCAATAATagtgtctctttttttctatataatttgGACAGTTCTTATGCCAGCTATTACATCTGCAAATTGTCAATTTTTGATCCTCCTCCTTTTCAAGTAGATATTCTAAGCAgagaatatttgaatatttatg AATCAGAGCTTTGTTGCCAGCTGAAGTTCTGGTTACCCATAGGATGTGCAGCTTTTGTTACAGTCTGCGTTTTTGGATGTGTCCTTATGTATTGGCTTACAAAAAAG AAGTATCCCACCAGCGTGCATGACCCTAACAGTGAATATATGTTCATGGCAGCGGTGAACACTGCTAAAAAGCCTGCACCCACAG ATGTGACCCGTAATTTGGAACTCCCTGGCACCCAGGCATGA